One genomic segment of Amycolatopsis sp. Hca4 includes these proteins:
- a CDS encoding MarR family winged helix-turn-helix transcriptional regulator — translation MSGEEPVRWLGDDERRAWINLAKVLLTLPGALESQLLRDADLTLLGYMILARLSAVPGESLRMSEIAEMANGSLPRISHAVARLEDRGWVTREVCTGQGRRFTTATLTAAGRAHLEASAPGHVATVRRLVTDPLGDDFVRVGDAVERIVETLGLPVEILKSE, via the coding sequence GTGAGTGGAGAGGAGCCGGTCCGCTGGCTCGGCGATGACGAGCGGCGCGCCTGGATCAACCTGGCGAAGGTCCTGCTCACGCTGCCGGGCGCGCTGGAGAGCCAGCTGCTGCGGGACGCCGACCTGACGCTGCTGGGCTACATGATCCTGGCCCGGCTGTCGGCGGTCCCGGGGGAAAGCCTGCGGATGAGCGAGATCGCGGAGATGGCCAACGGTTCCCTGCCGCGGATTTCGCACGCGGTCGCGCGCCTGGAAGACCGGGGCTGGGTCACCCGCGAGGTCTGCACCGGCCAGGGCCGCCGGTTCACCACCGCGACGCTGACCGCGGCCGGGCGTGCGCACCTGGAGGCCTCGGCGCCCGGGCACGTCGCCACGGTCCGCCGGCTGGTGACCGATCCCCTCGGCGACGACTTCGTGCGGGTCGGCGACGCCGTGGAGCGGATCGTGGAAACGCTGGGCCTGCCCGTGGAAATCCTGAAATCCGAGTAA
- a CDS encoding SEFIR domain-containing protein, giving the protein MDAPDEPFARRPRVFLSYADDSGAHTQAVLGFAEQLRGELGIDVRLDLWERDQRRDWLAWAMRQIEHGDFVLAIGSPRYKQLATADDEDPDYARFQLLMLREYLAADRARWTAKILPVVLPGYSADDLPAFLQPYSATRYAIPEDLDELVRVLTGQPRWGRPALGPLAKQEGLFDPAVLSADLSRVLVEAATSLAGAVTALWRAEVLRLGLDDPRPLGTRWRVDGGEIDRIGPVFRRDRRLLVLGRPGSGKSVSAIRLVSELLDGWSRGKPVPVLVPVTDWHPGELHPFDWLARRLARDHRLGRTVRWVNGKRITLAAALLEVGLVLPVLDGLETIAHDLRPEAVAALNRLGSSVPLVVTCGLAEYGELDAAGIRLARATRAELLPLERDDVEDYLAETVPGGAARLAPLFARLRADPVPTPLLVWLVRVVHQDPGRDPAELGDRDRFPDWDSVEAHLVQHLVQAVYPDYPGHRSPAPRVHHSAARRWLGHLASTGTADIAWWQLDRPLRWVAPTCRGAAGAALGFGMLSALGVVPGLVAAATVGSAAVNRRLLAYFNATDHVEAPHAFDRSTPKLRAEVRDFVQLMAKWLSFAVGGLALLLAGRAVAAGLVHNLRTALTLTALALGGGFLTWWSGRKLWHRLRHGRSDGLVVLADLRRPSSPAGTLRADRKVAVTGTGIMVAIAAVFAVLGPGYAVRVVLGYAAAWMLLSAYARYTVARLVLAARGRLPWRLFRFLDDARDRGVLRQYGAVHQFRHQHLQRHLGGPA; this is encoded by the coding sequence GTGGACGCACCGGACGAGCCGTTCGCTCGAAGACCCCGGGTGTTCCTCTCCTACGCCGACGACTCCGGTGCGCACACCCAGGCCGTCCTCGGATTCGCCGAGCAGCTGCGGGGTGAACTGGGCATCGACGTCCGCCTGGATCTCTGGGAGCGGGACCAGCGGCGCGACTGGCTCGCTTGGGCGATGCGCCAGATCGAGCACGGCGATTTCGTGCTCGCGATCGGCTCGCCCCGGTACAAACAGCTGGCCACAGCGGACGACGAGGATCCCGATTACGCGCGTTTCCAGCTGCTGATGCTCCGCGAGTACCTCGCCGCGGACCGGGCCCGCTGGACGGCCAAGATCCTGCCGGTCGTCCTGCCCGGGTACTCCGCCGATGACCTCCCCGCGTTCCTCCAGCCCTATTCCGCCACCCGCTACGCGATCCCCGAGGATCTCGACGAGCTGGTGCGGGTGCTGACCGGGCAGCCGCGCTGGGGCCGGCCGGCGCTGGGGCCACTCGCCAAGCAGGAGGGGCTGTTCGACCCGGCGGTGCTGAGCGCGGACCTCAGCCGGGTACTGGTCGAAGCGGCCACGAGCCTCGCGGGCGCGGTCACCGCCCTGTGGCGAGCCGAGGTGCTGCGGCTCGGCCTGGACGACCCGCGCCCGCTCGGCACCCGCTGGCGCGTCGACGGCGGCGAAATCGACCGGATCGGGCCGGTCTTCCGCCGGGACCGGCGGCTGCTCGTGCTCGGCCGCCCCGGCAGCGGCAAGAGCGTGTCGGCGATCCGGCTGGTGTCCGAACTGCTGGACGGGTGGTCCCGTGGCAAGCCGGTGCCGGTGCTGGTCCCGGTCACCGACTGGCACCCGGGCGAACTGCACCCGTTCGACTGGCTCGCGCGCCGGCTCGCCCGCGACCACCGGCTGGGCCGGACCGTGCGCTGGGTCAACGGGAAACGCATCACCCTGGCGGCCGCGCTGCTGGAAGTGGGCCTGGTCCTGCCCGTCCTCGACGGCCTGGAGACGATCGCGCACGACCTGCGCCCCGAGGCGGTCGCGGCGCTCAACCGGCTGGGGTCGTCGGTTCCGCTGGTCGTCACCTGCGGCCTGGCCGAGTACGGCGAACTGGACGCGGCGGGCATCCGGCTGGCCCGTGCCACCCGCGCCGAACTGCTGCCGCTCGAGCGGGACGACGTCGAGGACTACCTGGCCGAGACCGTGCCCGGCGGCGCGGCACGCTTGGCCCCGCTGTTCGCCCGGCTGCGCGCGGACCCCGTGCCGACCCCGCTGCTGGTGTGGCTGGTCCGCGTGGTCCACCAGGACCCCGGCCGCGATCCCGCCGAGCTGGGCGACCGGGACCGCTTCCCGGACTGGGACTCGGTCGAGGCCCACCTGGTCCAGCACCTCGTCCAGGCCGTCTACCCGGACTACCCCGGTCACCGCTCCCCGGCGCCCCGGGTGCACCACAGTGCCGCCCGGCGCTGGCTCGGGCACCTCGCCTCGACCGGGACAGCGGACATCGCGTGGTGGCAGCTCGACCGCCCCCTCCGGTGGGTCGCTCCCACCTGCCGGGGTGCGGCGGGCGCCGCGCTCGGCTTCGGCATGCTCAGCGCCCTCGGCGTCGTGCCCGGGCTGGTGGCCGCGGCCACGGTCGGATCGGCCGCCGTGAACCGGCGGCTGCTCGCCTACTTCAACGCCACCGACCACGTCGAGGCTCCGCACGCCTTCGACCGCTCGACGCCCAAGCTGCGTGCCGAGGTGCGCGACTTCGTGCAGCTGATGGCGAAGTGGTTGTCGTTCGCCGTCGGCGGCCTCGCGCTGCTGCTCGCCGGCCGGGCCGTCGCGGCGGGACTCGTGCACAACCTTCGCACGGCGTTGACGCTGACGGCGCTTGCCCTCGGCGGCGGATTCCTGACCTGGTGGTCCGGACGCAAGCTGTGGCACCGGCTGCGCCACGGCCGCAGCGACGGCCTGGTGGTGCTCGCCGACCTCCGGCGGCCGTCGAGTCCGGCCGGAACGCTGCGCGCGGACCGGAAAGTGGCCGTCACCGGTACCGGGATCATGGTGGCGATCGCGGCCGTCTTCGCGGTGCTGGGCCCCGGGTATGCGGTCCGGGTCGTCCTCGGCTACGCCGCCGCCTGGATGTTGCTCAGCGCGTACGCCCGGTACACGGTGGCCCGGCTCGTGCTCGCCGCCCGCGGGAGGCTGCCGTGGCGGCTGTTCCGGTTCCTGGACGACGCCCGTGACCGCGGCGTGCTCCGCCAGTACGGAGCCGTCCACCAGTTCCGCCACCAGCACCTGCAACGGCACCTGGGCGGCCCCGCGTAG
- a CDS encoding sensor histidine kinase — protein MRAAWTRVRRYGGAHPQLLDGVVSWLVVAGVVLAARYDYASHGRVFGLPGVLLTAAAILPVTLRRRAPVTVFLLCLAGSLASVLAGYWDALNNFGPLLALYTVAVQRSRRVSLTAAALATVVEAAGTASAHLGPLWLLAVLAALLSATTWAVGDIRRILTERNARLEVLTRELERDREARARRAVTEERMRIATELHDVLAHHMSVIAVQAGLAGYVLESDPPTAAGALRAVNDTSRQVLDELRRLFVLLRIGSDPVVPAGDSSPAFSLDRIEVLAERVRALGIPVELVVDGVVRPLPDSVALCVYRIVQESLTNVVKHAGGAGARVRLAYGDTVFVARITDEGRKRGVPAESGGHGLIGMRERARLYGGTLTAGPRERGGFEVVLTLPISSAGGTDNH, from the coding sequence GTGCGGGCGGCGTGGACGCGGGTGCGGCGGTACGGCGGAGCTCACCCGCAGCTGCTGGACGGGGTGGTGTCCTGGCTGGTCGTCGCCGGCGTCGTGCTCGCCGCCCGTTACGACTACGCCTCCCACGGCCGGGTTTTCGGCCTCCCCGGGGTGCTGCTCACCGCCGCCGCCATCCTGCCGGTCACGCTGCGCCGCCGGGCGCCGGTGACGGTGTTCCTGCTGTGCCTGGCCGGATCTCTCGCGTCGGTGCTGGCCGGGTACTGGGACGCGCTCAACAACTTCGGCCCGCTGCTCGCCCTCTACACCGTTGCGGTGCAACGATCCCGGCGCGTGTCGCTCACCGCCGCCGCGCTCGCCACCGTGGTGGAGGCGGCCGGGACGGCCTCCGCGCACCTGGGGCCGCTGTGGCTGCTGGCCGTGCTCGCCGCGCTGTTGAGCGCGACCACCTGGGCCGTCGGCGACATCCGCCGGATCCTCACCGAACGCAACGCCCGGCTGGAGGTCCTGACCCGCGAGCTCGAACGGGACCGGGAGGCCCGCGCCCGGCGCGCGGTCACCGAGGAGCGGATGCGCATCGCCACCGAACTCCACGACGTCCTCGCCCACCACATGTCGGTGATCGCCGTGCAGGCCGGGCTCGCCGGGTACGTGCTCGAGTCCGACCCGCCGACCGCCGCCGGTGCGCTGCGCGCGGTCAACGACACGAGCCGCCAGGTGCTGGACGAACTGCGGCGGCTGTTCGTGCTGCTGCGGATCGGTTCGGATCCCGTCGTCCCGGCCGGTGATTCTTCGCCGGCGTTCAGCCTCGACCGGATCGAGGTGCTGGCCGAGCGCGTCCGGGCGCTGGGCATCCCGGTCGAGCTGGTCGTCGACGGGGTCGTCCGCCCGCTGCCGGACAGTGTCGCCCTGTGCGTGTACCGGATCGTCCAGGAATCGCTGACGAACGTGGTGAAGCACGCGGGCGGGGCGGGTGCGCGCGTCCGGTTGGCCTACGGCGACACGGTTTTCGTCGCGCGGATCACCGACGAAGGGCGAAAACGCGGTGTCCCCGCGGAATCCGGTGGGCACGGCCTGATCGGGATGCGCGAGCGGGCCAGGCTTTACGGCGGCACGCTGACCGCAGGCCCGCGCGAGCGCGGCGGGTTTGAGGTCGTGCTGACCCTGCCGATAAGCTCGGCAGGAGGAACGGACAACCACTGA
- a CDS encoding iron ABC transporter permease — protein sequence MATLVGAEPPVTAVRRRGRLALLGGGLAVLLLVGSAVHLTQGTANLGALDVLRLLSGGATGDTTAVVVESRLPRLLAALVVGAALGVAGAVLQSVSRNPLASPDTLAVNAGAHLAVVAVAAFGVSLPLLGAAGIAFAGGLAAAAFVLALAGTGGTGIVRLVLAGTAIALALMSVTQVLLLLYAQETRGLFAWGEGSLEQNGLGGIRTLGPVAAAALALLLGLARRLDLIHVGDDHARTLGVHIGRTRAAAIGLAVLLAATAVTLAGPIGFVGLAAPAVARLLAPVVPGLHRHAVLLPCAAALGAALLLGADVLLRAVAGPQRALAVPTGVVTTILGALFLVVLARTARSTSAAAEPPAAGARGGVSATRYRVTLGVLVLGVAGVAVGAVLLGDAKLLLGDVVNGVTGRAGPIVTGVLDTRVPRVAAALLAGAALALGGALTQAVARNPLAEPGMIGVVGGAGLGAVTVLTAVSGVGFWTLTGSAGLGAALAMAVVFAVAARGGFTGERLVLIGFGVHAAAQALVTLLITLSDPWNETKALTWLGGSTYGRSFPHLVPMALALLLVVPVLVRTRRELDLLALDDETPRVLGVPVARTRLLLLACAVLLTGAAVAGIGVLTFVGLVAPHAARAIVGSRHARLLPTAALLGAIGVCVADTAGRTVIAPGQLPAGLMTAIIGAPYFGWLLYRHRANAARGR from the coding sequence GTGGCCACCCTGGTCGGAGCCGAGCCGCCCGTGACCGCCGTCCGGCGGCGCGGGCGGCTCGCGCTGCTCGGCGGCGGGCTCGCCGTCCTGCTCTTGGTGGGGTCGGCCGTGCACCTGACCCAGGGCACCGCGAACCTCGGCGCGCTGGACGTGCTGCGGCTGCTGTCCGGCGGGGCGACCGGCGACACGACGGCGGTGGTCGTCGAGTCGCGGCTGCCGCGCCTGCTCGCGGCGCTGGTGGTCGGGGCCGCGCTCGGCGTGGCCGGCGCGGTGCTGCAGTCGGTGTCCCGCAACCCCTTGGCGTCGCCGGACACCCTGGCGGTCAACGCCGGCGCACACCTGGCGGTGGTCGCCGTCGCCGCGTTCGGCGTCTCCCTGCCCCTGCTCGGCGCGGCCGGGATCGCGTTCGCGGGCGGGCTGGCCGCGGCCGCGTTCGTGCTCGCGCTGGCCGGCACCGGCGGCACCGGGATCGTGCGGCTGGTGCTGGCGGGCACCGCGATCGCGCTGGCGCTGATGTCGGTGACCCAGGTCCTGTTGCTGTTGTACGCACAGGAAACCCGTGGCCTGTTCGCCTGGGGCGAGGGCTCGCTGGAGCAGAACGGGCTCGGCGGCATCCGCACGCTCGGCCCGGTCGCCGCCGCGGCGCTGGCCCTGCTGCTCGGCCTGGCCCGCCGGCTCGACCTGATCCACGTGGGCGACGACCACGCCAGGACCCTGGGTGTCCACATCGGACGGACGCGGGCCGCCGCGATCGGGCTGGCCGTGCTGCTGGCCGCGACCGCGGTGACGCTGGCCGGCCCGATCGGGTTCGTCGGGCTGGCCGCGCCGGCGGTGGCCCGGTTGCTCGCGCCCGTGGTGCCGGGCCTGCACCGGCACGCGGTGCTGCTCCCCTGCGCCGCGGCGCTGGGCGCGGCGCTCCTGCTCGGCGCCGACGTGCTGCTGCGCGCGGTCGCCGGCCCGCAACGCGCACTGGCGGTGCCGACCGGGGTCGTGACGACGATCCTCGGCGCGCTCTTCCTCGTGGTACTGGCCCGGACCGCCCGGAGCACGTCCGCGGCCGCCGAACCACCCGCGGCCGGCGCCCGCGGCGGCGTCAGCGCCACCCGGTACCGGGTGACGCTGGGCGTGCTGGTGCTCGGGGTGGCCGGCGTGGCCGTCGGCGCGGTGCTGCTCGGGGACGCGAAACTGCTGCTGGGCGACGTCGTCAACGGGGTGACCGGGCGGGCGGGCCCGATCGTCACGGGCGTGCTGGACACCCGCGTGCCCCGCGTGGCCGCCGCGCTGCTGGCGGGCGCGGCGCTGGCGCTGGGCGGCGCGCTCACCCAAGCCGTCGCCCGCAACCCGCTGGCCGAGCCGGGGATGATCGGCGTCGTCGGCGGCGCGGGCCTCGGCGCGGTCACCGTGCTGACCGCCGTGTCCGGGGTCGGGTTCTGGACGCTGACCGGCTCCGCGGGGCTGGGCGCCGCACTGGCGATGGCCGTGGTCTTCGCCGTGGCCGCCCGGGGCGGGTTCACCGGTGAACGGCTGGTCCTGATCGGCTTCGGCGTGCACGCGGCGGCGCAGGCGCTGGTGACGCTGCTGATCACCCTGTCCGATCCGTGGAACGAGACCAAAGCGCTGACCTGGCTGGGCGGTTCGACCTACGGCCGGAGCTTCCCGCACCTGGTGCCGATGGCGCTGGCGCTGCTGCTGGTGGTGCCGGTGCTGGTCCGCACGCGGCGGGAGCTCGACCTGCTGGCGCTGGACGACGAAACGCCGCGCGTGCTCGGCGTGCCGGTGGCCAGGACGCGGTTGCTGCTGCTGGCGTGCGCGGTCCTGCTGACCGGCGCGGCGGTGGCGGGCATCGGGGTGCTGACGTTCGTCGGCCTGGTCGCCCCGCACGCGGCCCGCGCGATCGTGGGCAGCCGGCACGCGCGCCTGCTGCCCACCGCGGCGTTGCTGGGCGCGATCGGCGTCTGCGTGGCGGACACCGCCGGCCGCACCGTCATCGCCCCCGGCCAGCTGCCCGCCGGCCTGATGACCGCGATCATCGGCGCACCGTACTTCGGGTGGCTGCTGTACCGGCACCGCGCGAACGCCGCCCGGGGACGCTGA
- a CDS encoding ABC transporter ATP-binding protein, which translates to MRAASVSLDAGTVTALIGPNGSGKSTLLRALARLHPPAAGSVTFADGADLRALSGKDVAKRITLLSQHRSAPGGVCVRELVEFGRHPHRSRWGGRDADGPAAVDRALALTGLSALADRPVQALSGGQAQRVWLAACLAQDTALLLLDEPTTFLDLRYQVEILDVVRDLADRHDVGVGVVLHDLDQAAAVADRVLLLEDGRVTAEGTPAEVLTAENLSRAYGIRVDVVTDPADGRIHTRAVGRFNDSALV; encoded by the coding sequence GTGCGTGCCGCGTCCGTCTCCCTCGACGCCGGTACCGTCACGGCGCTGATCGGCCCGAACGGCAGCGGGAAGTCGACGCTGCTGCGGGCGCTCGCCCGGCTGCACCCGCCGGCCGCGGGCTCGGTCACCTTCGCCGACGGCGCCGACCTGCGTGCACTGTCCGGAAAGGACGTGGCCAAGCGGATCACCCTGCTGTCGCAGCACCGGAGCGCGCCGGGCGGGGTGTGCGTCCGGGAGCTGGTCGAGTTCGGCAGGCACCCGCACCGGTCGCGCTGGGGCGGCCGCGACGCCGACGGGCCCGCCGCCGTCGACCGGGCCCTCGCGCTGACCGGGCTCTCCGCCCTCGCCGACCGGCCGGTGCAGGCCCTCTCCGGCGGGCAGGCGCAGCGGGTCTGGCTCGCCGCCTGCTTGGCCCAGGACACCGCGCTGCTGCTGCTCGACGAACCCACGACCTTCCTCGACCTGCGCTACCAGGTCGAGATCCTCGACGTCGTCCGCGACCTCGCCGACCGGCACGACGTCGGCGTCGGCGTGGTGCTGCACGACCTCGACCAGGCCGCCGCGGTCGCCGACCGGGTGCTGCTGCTCGAAGACGGCCGCGTCACGGCCGAAGGCACCCCCGCCGAAGTGCTGACCGCGGAGAACCTCAGCCGCGCCTACGGCATCCGCGTGGACGTCGTCACCGACCCGGCCGACGGGCGGATCCACACCCGCGCGGTCGGCCGCTTCAACGACTCCGCACTCGTCTGA
- a CDS encoding Ig-like domain-containing protein: MIRIAGLGLAALLLAACSGNSETAGTAQAVGAIGAAGTPTASGMPAATVAFLPAGEEQLSPKDPIVVKASGGTLQAVAVTNPQTGNAVQGELSPDKTTWTSKDRLRYASTYQVVATAVNQEGAPTEQRGEVHTVKPAGVASPALFQSASGDFGVGLIIGLKFDRDIADKATVEKSLKVTSSPSQDGGWYWVNKRELHYRPKDYWKPGSTVKLETANFGTPIGGGLYGGQDVSATYKVHDSWVAKADGKTHQIKAFHNGQLVKTAPISMGKTADTPPRGPTPTFNGTHTVLGKEDHKIMDSCSYGVCEGDPGYYKAPENWNVRISNDGEYLHENLKTVGVQGSDNVSNGCLNMNTENAKWFFDTFNVGDVVEVTNSGGPQLSINNGHGDWAISWSAWQAGSALHG, from the coding sequence ATGATCCGCATCGCCGGGCTCGGCCTGGCGGCCCTGTTGCTGGCGGCGTGCAGTGGGAACTCGGAAACCGCGGGGACCGCGCAGGCGGTCGGGGCGATCGGCGCGGCGGGCACGCCGACCGCGTCCGGGATGCCGGCGGCGACGGTGGCGTTCCTCCCCGCCGGCGAGGAGCAGCTGAGCCCGAAGGACCCGATCGTCGTCAAGGCGTCGGGCGGCACGTTGCAGGCGGTCGCGGTGACGAACCCGCAGACCGGCAACGCCGTCCAGGGCGAGCTCTCGCCGGACAAGACGACGTGGACCAGCAAGGACCGCCTGCGGTACGCGTCGACGTACCAGGTGGTCGCCACCGCGGTGAACCAGGAGGGCGCGCCCACCGAGCAGCGCGGCGAGGTGCACACGGTCAAGCCGGCCGGGGTCGCCAGCCCGGCGCTGTTCCAGTCGGCTTCGGGTGACTTCGGCGTCGGCCTGATCATCGGCCTGAAGTTCGACCGCGACATCGCCGACAAGGCCACGGTGGAGAAGTCACTCAAGGTGACGTCCTCGCCGTCCCAGGACGGCGGCTGGTACTGGGTGAACAAGCGCGAACTGCACTACCGGCCCAAGGACTACTGGAAGCCGGGCTCGACCGTGAAGCTGGAGACGGCGAACTTCGGCACGCCCATCGGCGGCGGCCTGTACGGCGGCCAGGACGTCTCGGCCACCTACAAGGTGCACGACTCGTGGGTCGCCAAGGCGGACGGCAAGACCCACCAGATCAAGGCGTTCCACAACGGCCAGCTGGTGAAGACCGCGCCGATCAGCATGGGCAAGACCGCCGACACCCCGCCCCGCGGCCCGACGCCGACCTTCAACGGCACGCACACCGTGCTGGGGAAGGAGGACCACAAGATCATGGACTCCTGCAGCTACGGCGTGTGCGAGGGCGACCCGGGGTACTACAAGGCGCCGGAGAACTGGAACGTCCGCATCTCCAACGACGGCGAATACCTGCACGAGAACCTGAAGACGGTGGGCGTGCAGGGCAGCGACAACGTCTCCAACGGCTGCCTCAACATGAACACCGAGAACGCCAAGTGGTTCTTCGACACCTTCAACGTCGGCGACGTCGTCGAGGTGACCAACTCGGGCGGGCCGCAGCTGTCGATCAACAACGGCCACGGCGACTGGGCGATCAGCTGGAGCGCCTGGCAGGCCGGCAGCGCCCTGCACGGCTGA
- a CDS encoding TetR/AcrR family transcriptional regulator, producing MTMSLSAELWPDVQPETARRLMLAGVEAFAQRGYHATTTRDIAGAAGMSPAALYVHFPSKAALLFAISRYGHEQTLALVENVVAKESDPVERIRLIVEDFVAWHARRHTVARVVQYELQALPEQEFEVVAALRRRIERIVREVIAEGAEAGVFTVSDPHVAARAVLSLGVDVARWYSERARQTPAALGKEYGGLVLRMLGVADTV from the coding sequence ATGACGATGTCGCTGTCGGCCGAACTCTGGCCGGACGTGCAGCCGGAGACCGCCCGGCGGCTCATGCTGGCCGGTGTGGAGGCCTTCGCCCAGCGCGGCTACCACGCCACCACCACGCGGGACATCGCCGGCGCCGCGGGGATGTCGCCCGCCGCGCTCTACGTGCACTTTCCCTCCAAAGCCGCGCTGCTGTTCGCGATCAGCCGGTACGGCCACGAGCAGACCCTCGCGCTGGTCGAGAACGTCGTCGCCAAGGAATCCGATCCGGTCGAGCGGATCCGGCTGATCGTCGAGGACTTCGTGGCCTGGCACGCCCGGCGCCACACCGTCGCCCGGGTCGTCCAGTACGAGCTGCAGGCGCTGCCCGAGCAGGAGTTCGAGGTGGTCGCCGCGCTGCGGCGGCGGATCGAGCGGATCGTGCGGGAGGTCATCGCCGAGGGCGCCGAGGCCGGCGTGTTCACGGTGTCCGACCCGCACGTCGCCGCCCGGGCCGTGCTCTCGCTCGGCGTCGACGTCGCCCGCTGGTACAGCGAGCGCGCCCGCCAGACGCCGGCCGCGCTCGGCAAGGAGTACGGCGGGCTGGTGCTGCGCATGCTCGGAGTAGCGGACACGGTCTGA
- a CDS encoding iron-siderophore ABC transporter substrate-binding protein — protein sequence MRLTRMLLGLSAAATFFVAGCGTTEAPANNAAATGTSTGPVTVVDSRGKEVKLPGPAKRVAATEWNAVEHLVSLGVMPVGVSDIKGYGQWVSAEKLDGTPKDIGTRGEPSLDTLGSLGLDLVVVTDSVTEGALEQIEAKVPVIVINGGNAKDPIAGMYANLDTIAKATGTEAAAAQLKSGFEQKLAAGRDAVAKLGAAGQQVAFSDAYVTSGSVSIRPYTKGALVSAVFGRLGLETAWPMEGDAVYGLAQADVEGLTKLPDVRFWYIANTAEGDPYQQQLAGNAIWTNLPFVKSGKVHRFPDALWMFGGPKSMAQFVDAAVAALQK from the coding sequence ATGCGCCTCACCCGGATGCTCCTCGGCCTGTCCGCGGCCGCCACGTTCTTCGTGGCCGGCTGCGGCACCACCGAGGCGCCCGCGAACAACGCCGCCGCCACCGGAACCAGTACCGGCCCGGTCACCGTCGTCGACTCGCGCGGCAAGGAGGTGAAGCTGCCCGGCCCGGCCAAGCGGGTCGCGGCGACCGAGTGGAACGCCGTCGAGCACCTCGTCTCCCTCGGCGTCATGCCGGTCGGCGTGTCCGACATCAAGGGCTACGGCCAGTGGGTCAGCGCCGAGAAGCTCGACGGCACGCCGAAGGACATCGGCACCCGCGGCGAGCCGAGCCTCGACACGCTCGGTTCGCTGGGCCTGGACCTCGTGGTCGTCACCGACAGCGTGACCGAAGGCGCGCTCGAACAGATCGAGGCGAAGGTCCCGGTCATCGTCATCAACGGCGGCAACGCCAAGGACCCGATCGCCGGGATGTACGCCAACCTCGACACGATCGCCAAGGCCACCGGGACCGAAGCCGCGGCCGCGCAGCTGAAGTCCGGGTTCGAGCAGAAGCTGGCGGCGGGCCGGGACGCGGTGGCGAAGCTCGGCGCCGCGGGGCAGCAGGTCGCCTTCTCCGACGCCTACGTCACGTCCGGCTCGGTCAGCATCCGGCCCTACACCAAGGGCGCGCTGGTGTCCGCGGTGTTCGGCCGCCTCGGCCTGGAAACGGCCTGGCCGATGGAGGGCGACGCGGTCTACGGCCTCGCGCAGGCCGACGTCGAAGGCCTGACCAAGCTGCCCGACGTGCGGTTCTGGTACATCGCCAACACCGCCGAAGGCGATCCGTACCAGCAGCAGCTGGCCGGCAACGCGATCTGGACGAACCTGCCGTTCGTCAAGAGCGGCAAGGTGCACCGCTTCCCGGACGCGCTGTGGATGTTCGGCGGGCCGAAGTCCATGGCGCAGTTCGTCGACGCGGCCGTCGCCGCACTGCAGAAGTAG
- a CDS encoding response regulator transcription factor: MVRVLVVDDQELIRAGLAALIRATPGFDVVGEAGSGEQAVAVTAERPVDVVLMDIRLPGISGIAATGRILARAGDRPKVLVLTTFDLDEYVYQALRAGASGFLLKDASPDQILAAIQAVAAGDMLFAPAVTRRLVEAFTPPAEHPVPALTSLTERETQVVRLVGHGMSNAEIADRLTVSAGTVKTHLNRAMGKLGVSSRAQAVVVAYESGLVVPGAGRRYAGG, from the coding sequence ATGGTTCGGGTGCTCGTCGTCGACGACCAGGAGCTGATCCGCGCCGGGCTGGCCGCGCTGATCCGCGCCACACCGGGGTTCGACGTCGTCGGTGAGGCGGGCAGCGGGGAACAGGCCGTCGCCGTCACGGCGGAGCGGCCCGTCGACGTGGTGCTGATGGACATCCGGCTGCCGGGCATCAGCGGGATCGCGGCCACCGGCCGGATCCTGGCCCGGGCCGGCGATCGGCCCAAGGTCCTCGTCCTCACCACCTTCGACCTGGACGAGTACGTCTACCAGGCGCTGCGGGCGGGCGCTTCGGGCTTCCTGCTCAAAGACGCGTCACCGGACCAGATCCTGGCCGCGATCCAGGCGGTCGCGGCCGGCGACATGCTGTTCGCGCCCGCGGTGACGCGGCGGCTGGTCGAGGCGTTCACCCCGCCCGCCGAACACCCGGTCCCGGCGCTGACGTCGTTGACCGAACGGGAAACCCAGGTGGTGCGCCTGGTCGGGCACGGCATGTCGAACGCCGAGATCGCCGACCGGCTCACGGTCAGCGCCGGCACGGTGAAGACGCACCTCAACCGGGCCATGGGCAAGCTCGGCGTGTCCAGCCGGGCCCAGGCGGTCGTCGTCGCCTACGAGTCCGGGCTGGTCGTCCCCGGGGCGGGCCGCCGGTACGCCGGCGGTTGA